CACCCTCACCCTCACCCTCACCCTCACCCTCACCCTCACCCTCACCCTCACCCTCACCCTCGCCCTCACCCTCCGCAGCGTCGGTTACGGTGATGAGCCGCACGCTTCGGGTATGGGCGACCGCGCCCTCGGGTGTGGCAATCGTCAATTGAACGGTGTAGGCCCCCCGGTGCGCATAGGTGTGCGACGGATGTTGTTCGTTCGACACGGCTCCGTCGCCGAAGGACCAGAACCAGGTGGAGATGGCGGCATCCGCGGCGGAGGAACGGTCCGTGAAGCGCACCGCGAGCGGCGCGGATCCCGACGTTGGCGCGGCGTCAAAGGCGACCCATAGCCCACCCTCGCCTTCACCTTCACCTTCACCCTCGCCTTCACCTTCACCTTCACCTTCACCTTCACCTTCACCTTCACCTTCACCTTCACCTTCACCTTCACCTTCGCCTTCGCCTTCGCCCTCGCCCTCGCCCTCGCCCTCGCCTTCGCCTTCGCCTTCACCCTCACCTTCACCCTCACCTTCACCTTCACCTTCACCTTCACCTTCACCTTCACCTTCACCTTCACCTTCACCTTCACCTTCACCTTCACCTTCACCTTCACCTTCACCTTCACCTTCACCTTCACCTTCACCTTCACCTTCACCTTCACCTTCACCTTCACCTTCGCCTTCGCCTTCGCCTTCGCCCTCACCCTCACCCTCACCCTCACCCTCACCTTCACCTTCGCCTTCACCTTCGCCCTCGCCTTCACCCTCACCCTCACCCTCACCCTCACCCTCACCCTCACCCTCACCCTCACCCTCACCCTCACCTTCGCCTTCGCCTTCACCCTCGCCTTCACCTTCCGCCGCGGCAGGCGGAGCCGCGAGCACGAAAACTCCCGGGGTGTTGCTTCGGAACGTGACGGTTCGGCTTGTCGGATCATGAACCACCGACGCGATGTCGTCCTGGGTGAATCCGGTCCCTTCGACATGGCGGAACGGCGTCAATTGCGCCACCTCAAGCCCGTCCACTTCGTCGATCGTGTAGGCCAGGGTGAATTCCGCGGGCGCTACCTGCGCAAGGGAGAAATCCGATTCGGAACTGAAAAACTGGACAACGCGTGAGGCCTTCAGGAGGCCCGGGATCGCGTCTCCGGGGTCGTCAACGGCATTTATGTCCACGATGCAGTTAAACGCGCGGTCTCCGGTGCGGGTCCCGGCGCTGTAGAGCGTGAAGCGATCGCCCGCGGCGTTGCCGGCCGTTCCGAGCCAGGCGCCCGGCGTGTTGTCACCCTCTTCGCGCGGGAATTCCAGCGGCAGGACCGTGCTCTCGGGGCGCTCGGGGTCGGTGTTGGAGACCCGGATCTCGTAATCGTCCAGGATGCCGTCGCCATCCGTATCGATGTCGGGCGCGACATCGGCCACGGCGTCGATCTCCGGCGTCATGTAACCCAGTGGACCGTTCAGGAAGTCGATGAACGCGGAAATGCGGATAAAATGAAAGCGTTGCAGACCGGCGGGCTGGCCGCTGGCGTCAACGGCCCAGGCGATGTCGATGGCGTCGCCGCCGCCGCTGCCCGGGGTCAGCCCGGTGCGGAATGGGTCATCGGGCCGGACGTAGTTGTCCAGGTACTCCTGCTGCGTGGGCGACAGATCGAGGTAGCCCCAGTCGTATTCCGTGCCGTCGGCGTTGGGGTTGATCACGAATCCCGCCATCGGCGGCGTGGGGTTTTCGATGCCGTCGGGAAGAATATTTGCGCCCAGCATGCGGCTGCCCGGGATCACGTACCAGGGATCGTCGGGTATGCCGTTTCCGTTGACGTCCTCGCTGATTTCGATGAGGCCCGGTTCCGAAAACTTCCGCAGCGGATCGCCCCCGACCCAGTAGGCGTTGCCGTAGACGATGAAATCCAAGCCCATCGGGTTATTCGGGTCGTCTTCGACGGGGGTGTCGAAGGCGAGCACGATGTAACTGCCCGGCGTTCCGATGGAGTGGAGGCTGCCGTTGTTCGCGGCGAAGGTTCCGCCTCCGGTGGGTTTTCCGATGGCCTTTTCCGGCGTGTTGAAGCCTGGGTTTGGATTGATCGCGAGCACGTCGGCGACACGGTCCGCCCACGGATCATCGGCGCGCGCGGCCAGGGCCAGCGCGCAACAAATGGCGGATAGAAACCAGACCACCCGGGCCAGGCGGCCCGCGGCTATGTGGCCATGCTTCGGCATGGGCAACCCCTCGGTTAAACGCAGTAAAGGGGGCCATGCCTGGGGGGAGGAGGGGTGAATACGGCAACTCGCCGGGGCGCTTGAAACGCCCGCCATGCGCCGGCCCATCCCTCGGGGCCCCCGGGTGTATGGCGCACCCGTGGATTACTCGGCTGGCAGGTCTTCGGACTTTCAGGCGACCCCGATCCGTCGGGATTTCCTACCGGGCGCTGCTTCCCAACCCTGTATCGCCAGGATCAGTGCATTTCTTCCGGGCTCTTACGAACCCTTTGCGCCTTTCGTTCCTGATTACCGCTGCGGGGCAGTTCCGGACTTACACCGGATTCCCTCTTAGCGCACGAACGCGCGACCGCGTCCGTGAGAACCAGCACGCTCAGAATACTGCAAGCGGGCGCCGGGTGTCAATGACGGGTGAAGGGTGAAGGTGCGGCACGTCCGCCGCAGGCGGAAAGGGTGATGGGCGAAGATTAGGGTGAACTTCTGATACTACCGATTGGTGAACACGTGCAGTTGCCGATTCCCATTAACGCGTTGTAACCCGCAACAAATTCTATGGTACGGGCTTTCAGCCCTGGCCATTCTTGTTCGCCATTTGCCTGGGCCGTTGGCCCAGGCTGGTATGGGTGGCGCCTTTGGCGCCAAAGATGGTCCTGGTTTCTTTCAGGGCCGAAGGTCCGATCCATACCAGCATGGGGCAACGCCCCATGAATCGAGGCGCCAAACTTATCAAGGGCTGAAAGCCCGCATCATCGATCGGCCAATCGATTCATCGGTAATATCAGAGCTTCACCCGAAGATTAGATCGCGTTTTCTCGTGGCGCTGTTCCGCGGAGCGGAACGGAATGCATTCCCACGGGGGACCGTGGGAACGAGTTCCGGGGGTGAGGCACGTCCGCCGCAGGCGGAAAGGGTGAAGTGGCGGGGTGTCGCTGGTATTATCGGGGTTCGCGGATGGGCCGTGGGAGAGCGGACGATGATGGCATTTCTGGCGTTGACGCCGGTGTTGGCCGTGGCGATATTGCTGGTGGGGCTTCGGTGGCCGGCGAGCCGCGCGATGCCGGTGTGCTATATCGTGGCGGCGGGGCTCGCCGTGTGGGCGTGGGGCGTGCCGGGCGCACAGGTGGCCGCGGCGACCATCAACGGGGTGATTATCGCGCTGAGCCTGGTGTTCATCATCTTTGGCGCGATCCTGTTGCTCAACACGCTGCACGAAAGCGGCGGATTGCAGGTCATCCGATCCGGCTTCACGGGGGTGACGCCGGATGCGCGGATCCAGGTGATCATCGTGGCGTGGCTCTTCGGATCCTTCATCGAAGGCGCGGCGGGCTTTGGCACGCCGGCGGCGGTCGCGGTGCCGCTGATGGTCGGGCTGGGATTTCCGGCCATGGCGGCGGTGGTCGCCGGGATGATCATCCAGAGCACGCCGGTGTCATTCGGGGCGGCGGGCACCCCGATTCTGGTGGGGATCCGCAAGGGCCTCGAGAACAACGAGGCGGTGAACGGGTATATCGCGCAGCAGCAACTTGGCGACATTGACCTGCTGCTCTCGCACATTGGCGTTCGCGTGGCCCTGCTGCATGGCGCCGCGGGCGCGCTCGTTCCGCTGATTGTGGTGGTCTTCATGACGCGTTTTTTCGGGCCAAACCGCAGCGTCCGCGAGGGGCTCGCGGTGTGGCGATTCGCCGTCTTCGCGGCCTTCGCCATGACGGTTCCGTACATGCTGGTGGCCGTGTTCTTCGGCCCTGAGTTCCCCACCATTACGGGCGGCCTGGTCGGGCTCGCGGTGGTGGTGACGGCGGCGCGGAAGGGCTTTCTCATGCCGGATCGAAGCCAGCCCTGGACCTTCGGCCCCGCATCAAACTGGGATCTCGCATGGACGGGCGCGCTGCATGTGGAGGCCCGGCCCGATGCCGGCGCGGGGATGACCGCGTTGCGCGCCTGGTCGCCCTACATCCTCGTGGGTGCGCTGTTGTTTGCCACGCGGCTGAAGTTTCTGCCATTAGGCGCGTGGTTGCGGGCGTGGACCATCGAGTATCCCGAAATCCTCGGCACAAACATCACCGCGTCCGTGCAGCCGCTGTACCTGCCCGGCACGGTGTTCGTCGCCGTGTCGCTGATTACCTTCGCGCTGCATCGCATGGACCGCGAATCCTACCGGCGCGCGTGGGCCGCGTCGCTGCGCACCACGCGCGCGGCGTCCGTGGCGCTGATTTTCACCGTGCCGATGGTGCAGGTGTTCATTCACTCCGGCGGCGGGAGCGGCGGTCTCGATGCGATGCCGATGGTGCTCGCGTCGGCGGTCGCGGGCGTCGCGGGGCAGGCGTGGCCGCTCTGCGCGCCGCTCATTGGGGGGATGGGGGCCTTTATCGCGGGGAGCAACACCGTGTCGAACATGATGTTCAGCCTGTTTCAATTCGACGTGGGGCAGCGCATCGGGGCGGACCCCGCGTGGGTGGTGGCGCTGCAGGCGGTCGGCGGCGCGGCGGGGAATATGGTCTGCGTGCACAATGTCGTGGCCGCCTCGGCCGTAGCCGGGCTATTCGGGAAGGAGGGGGTCATCCTGCGTAAGACGGCGCTCCCCTTCGCGTATTACGCGCTGGTCACCGGGCTGATCGGCCTCGTGGTGTATGCCCTGGCTTCTTGAGTCGCGAGGCCGCGGTCAGAGCACTTCGTTCTGCCAGATTTGCTCCAGCGGCTGGCGCTTGCGGATGAGACGGAACGCGCCCGGGCCCTCGCGCAGCAATTCCGCGCATTCGGGGAACGAATTGTAGTTTCGAGACGCCATGCTGGCGCAGTAGGCGCCCGCGCCCTCGATCACCAGGAAGTCGCCGGGGCGCGCTTCGGTCAGTTCGCGCTCCAGCAGCCCCTCGGGATTGCCCGGCTCGGGCGTGAGGATGTCGCCGCTCTCGCAGCAGTGCCCCGCGACCAGGTACGTGCCGTGTCCCCGGGATTCGTTCGCTGCGGGAACCACCACGATGGGGTGCTGCGCGCCGTACATCGCGGGCCGGACGATCTCCGTCATCCCCGCGTCGATCTTCAAGAACGTGTGGCCGTCCTCGCCCGTGTCGACGACATCCGCCACCGAACACACCAGCGCGCCGGCGTTGGCGACCAGGAAGGTTCCCGGCTCCACCTCCAGGTGCAGCTTGCGCCCGTGCTGGCTCGCGAAGGCCACGAAGTCCTGCATGACCCGGTTGCCGATCAGGGCCATGTCGGCGGAGATCTCGCCCGCCATTCGACCGACCTTGAAGCCGCCCCCGAGGCTCAGGCGGGTGACCTCCGGGAGGCGCTCCACAATGCCCAGCGAGAGGCCGGCGCAATGCGCCCAGGTGTCGGGATCGGATCCCGATCCGATGTGGGTATGCATCCCGGTGAGCCGGAGCCGATGCCGCGCACAGATTTCCTTAATCTCGTCCAGGTGCTCGTGCCAGATCCCGAAGCTGGAGGAGGGGCCGCCGACGTTCGTCCGGTTGCTGTGGCCCGATCCGAGGCCGGGGTTGATGCGCGCGGAGATTTCCGTGCCGGGAGAGAGCCGGCCATAGGCTTCGAGCTGGTTCAGCGAGCAGGCGTTGAACAGCACGCCGCGGTCCACGAGTTCCTTCAGATTTCTCGGAAGCTCCTGCGCCGTGATCTGAATCTGCTCCGGCGCGACACCCGCGCGCAGGGCGCGCTCGGCCTCGTAGCCGCTGCTGGCGTCGATATGAAGACCCGCTTCGTTCAGGAGCCGGATGATCGCCGCCGTCGGTAGCGCCTTCATCGCATAGCGCGCGGTTATCCCGAACGCATTGGGAAACGCCAGCAACGCCGCCGCCTGCACCCGCAGGGTGGCGGCGTCGTAAACGTACACGGGCGTGCCATGCTCGGCGGCAACCTGGCGGACTTCTTCGGGATTCAAGAAACGGAGCGTTTCCATGTGCGCTTCTTCCTTTTTTCGGAGGGGACGGTGCGTGGTGGCCCGGAAAACCGCGTATTGCGGCGGCGAATTGGTGGCGGATTCTAACAAGTTAACCTGTCCTGATGCACCCCGGGCATGCGCATGCGGGCGACGACCGGCGCCGGATTTATCGATGTTGGGCGACTATTATGTGTCATATTGGAGCATCGGCGGCGGAGATTGCCCGGAACCCTCCTCGTATGTTACTCTTATCTTACAGAAATTAAAGGACTTATAGGGTATCCATGCTCCAGATTCGACCCGCCGCTACCGATCCTCGTGTTCGCGCGATGACCCGTCTCGCGCGGCGGGCGTGTTTGGTGCTGGTCGTACTGTCGCTGGTCGCCTCGGGCGAAGAGGTCACACGCGATGGCGGGGTCGTGTTCCAAAACAGTACGTTTCGCGAGGTGCCTTTTACCGTCGCCTGGATCGATTTGGAGCAGGAGGATTTAGAGCTTTTCTGGAAACGCCCCGACGGCGAGGCCCTGCACCATTTCCACGGATTGCGGGATTGGCTCCTTAGCCAGGGCCGCGAACTCGTGCTCGCCACGAATGCGGGGATCTATGCGGAGGATCGTACGCCGCTCGGGCTCCATGTGGAGCGCGGCCAGGAACTGCGGCCCCTGAACCCGCACAAGGGCGGCCGCGGCAACTTCGCGCTGAAACCGAACGGGGTCTTCTACATCGATGACGCGGGCGCGCACATCCGCACGACCGAGGACTACGCGGCATCGGGCGTGAAGCCGTCGCTGGCGGTTCAATCGGGTCCGATGCTGGTAATCGAGAACGCACTTCACCCGAAATTTGAGGCGGACTCCACCAGCGTATACGTTCGCAATGGCATTGGTGTGCAGACCGGGAAGCGCATCGCAATTGTGATTTCAGACTGGCCCGTCAACCTTCATACCTTCGCTTCGTTTTTCAAGGACGAGCTGGGGTGTCCCGATGCGCTCTACCTGGACGGGTCACTTTCCGGATTGTACGCCGCCGCGCTCGATCGGACCCCCGCCGGCGCGGAATACGTCGGGATGCTTGCGGTGACGCGGGCGCGGAAGGCGGGGGAGGAGGGGCATGAGTAAGGTCAAGTCGCACTTCGTCTGCCAGTCCTGCGGCGCGGTGACCGCCCGCTGGATGGGCAAGTGTCCGGAGTGCGCCGAATGGAATACACTGGCGGAGGAGGCGATGCTGGAGGAGGGGACCCACACGCGCCCGAGCATTGTCGCCGCGAGCCGCCCGATCCCGGTGTCCGACGGGAGCCAGGCGCCGCCGGCGCGCATTCCGACGGGCATGTCGGAATGCGATCGCGTCCTGGGCGGGGGCATTGTCCCGGGCTCCCTGACGCTGGTCGGCGGCGACCCGGGCATCGGCAAGTCCACGATGATGCTCCAGCTGTCGCGCTACCTGGCGGCGGAACACGGGCCGGTGCTGTACGTGTCGGGGGAGGAATCCTTCAGCCAGGCGCGGCTCCGGGCGGACCGGCTGAACGCGGTGCACGAGCGCCTTTTTATCTACACGGAGACCTCGGTCGCCAGCATTGCGAAGGAGATTCAGAAGGGCGGCTACGCGTTTGTGGTGGTGGACTCGATCCAGTCGGTCTACAGCAGCCAGCTTTCGGGGGTGCCGGGTAGCCTGAGCCAGGTGCGTGAATGCGCCAACGAGTTTTTGCGTCTGGCCAAGGGACGCCAGGTTCCGGTTTTCCTGGTGGGCCACGTGACGAAGGACGGATCGATCGCGGGACCGCGCCTGCTGGAGCACCTGGTGGACACCGTCCTGTATTTTGAAGGCGAAGGGCGGCAGTCGCTCCGGATCCTGCGCGGCGTGAAAAACCGCTTCGGCTCGACGAACGAAATCGGCGTGTTCGAAATGCGGGACACCGGGCTGCACCCGGTGCCCAACCCGAGCGCGCTGTTTTTGAGCGAGCGCCCGGTCGGCGTGAGCGGCACCGTGGTGATCCCGAGTATCGAGGGCACCCGCCCGCTCCTGGTGGAGGTGCAGGCGCTCGTGGGCGACAGCCACGCGGGTTCGCCGCGCCGCACGGTCACCGGGGTGAACCCCAACCGGGTGAACCTGCTGCTGGCGGTGCTGGAGAAGCGCGCGGGCCTGCATTTTTCGGATCGCGATGTGTTTGTAAACGTGGCGGGCGGCGTTCGGCTGGACGAGCCCGCGGCGGATCTCGCGGTGGCGCTGGCGCTGGTGTCCAGCTTCCGCGACGCGCCGGCCCCGGCGCACCTGGCCGCCTTCGGCGAGGTGGGCCTGGCGGGGGAGGTGCGCGCGGTGGACATGGCGCAGCAGCGCGTGGCGGAGGCGGCGAAGTTCGGATTCAGCCGGTGTATACTCCCCCGGGGATGTGCGAAGAATATTGCGGTGGACGGCGTGGCCCTCCACCCGGCAGGCGAGCTGGAGGCAGCCCTCGAACTGGCCATGGAGGCGTAAAGGTTGGCACGGAAGAAGAAACTGACAAGCGAAGAGGCGTTCCGCCAGGCGCTCCTGGTGATGGCGCCGGGCACCTCGATACGGGAGGCGATCTCCACGATCCTCCAGGCCGGCACGGGCGCGCTGCTATGCTTCGGCAATCCACGCCGCCTGCTCGACCTCTCCGAGGGCGGCGTGATGCTGGACGAGGAGGTGACGCCGCAGATGCTCTACGAGCTCTCGAAGATGGACGGCGCGATCATCCTCAACGAGAGCGGCACGCGCATCCACGCGGCGAATCGCTTTCTGAAGCCCAAAGCCAATATTCACAGCGATGAAACGGGCACCCGGCACCGGACGGCCCAGCGCCTGGCGAACCAGGCTGGCTGCGTGGTCATCGCGGTGTCGCAGCGGCGCTCCAGCGTGACCCTCTACGTGCACGACAAGCGGCATATCCTCGACAGCATCCAGACGCTGGTCAACAAGGCGGTCCAGGCCGTGCAGACGCTGGAAAAGTACATGAACGTGCTGAACCAGGCGATGCTGGATCTGACGGTGCGCGAGTTTCAGGACGTGGTCACGATTTTCGACGTCTGCAAGGCCGTCCAGCGGATGGAAATGGTCATGCGCATCGCCGAGGAGATCGAGCCCTATATCATTGAACTCGGTACGGAAGGCCGCCTCATCGAAATGCAGATGGAGGAGTTGATGCTTCCGGTAAAGGAAGCCGAACTGGTGATCAAGGACTACTTCCGGGAACGCCAGAACGTTACGTACGAAACCGTCCGCGAGCGGATAAGCGAAATATCGCAGCAGGACCTGCTCAATCTGGGCAGCATCAGCCATGCCCTGGGCTACGGGCCGGCCCTCCGCAGTGTCGACACCTACCTCAGCCCCCGCGGGTACCGCGTGCTCACCAGCACCCACCGGCTGTCCAACCAGATTATCGACAACCTGGTCCAACGATTCGGGACGCTCCAGCAGGTGCTTCGCGCGCCCAAGGACGACCTGGTCGAAGTGGACGGCGTCGGCGAAGTACTCGCCGAACGGATCCGCGTGAGCCTGAGCCTGCTTCGCAACCAACTCATCATCGATGAACGGAGATAATCACCGTATGCCCTTCGTAGCCGACTGCGAAATCACGGCCCACATGGAAGTGGCTCCCGGCCACTACCGGCTCGTGCTGCATGCGCCCGACATCGCCGCAAACGCGACGGCGGGCCAGTTCTGCATGCTGGAGGTCCAGGAAGGCTTCTACCCCTTCCTGCGGCGCCCCATGTGCTTTGAAAAAATTTTTCGCGACAGCATCTCCATCCTCTACAAAGTGGAAGGTGAGGGGACGCGGATGATGTCGAAATTGACGCCGGGCCAGTCAATGAGCGTGCAGGGGCCGCTCGGCCAACCCTTTCCGCTGGACAGCGCCTACAACCGGCACATCCTGGTGGCCGGGGGCATCGGGGTGGCCCCGTTTCCCGCGCTGGCGGAGGCGCTTATCCGCGAGCTGGGCGCAAAGCCGGAGGTCATTATCGCGGCGCGCACGGAATCGATGCTGCTCTGTGAGGCGGATTTCCACGAAATGGGCTGCAAGGTGCACCTCGCGACGGACGACGGTTCCGCCGGGACGCACGGATTCGCCTCCGAAGTGCTTCGGCAACTGGCGCCGGGACCGGGCGCGCGGGTGTACTGCTGCGGGCCGATGCCCATGATGCGCGCGACGCACGATGTATGCCAGGAGTTTGGTATCTCGTGTCTCGCCTCGCTGGAAGCCGAAATGGCCTGCGGCGATGGCGTCTGTCTCGGCTGCGTGGTCGAGGCGAACGTGGAAATTGAGGCCGAGCGCATGGTGCGGGTCTGCTACGATGGCCCAGTGTTTGAAAGTTCGTTGATCAATTGGAATGCCTACTGAGTCTGGTGGACTGAGTGGACTGAGTGGACGAAGTGGACGTGTCCAACTGGTCTAACCTGTACACTTGGTCCAGAGTTCCCGAAGAAGGCGCGTAGAAAGCCCTGAGCCATGGCCAATCTTGAAGTAAACGTCGGCGGTCTGAAAATGAAGAACCCGGTCACTGTAGGATCCGGGACCTTCGCCTACGGGCAGGAGTACGACCGCTATTTCGATGTGTCGCGCCTCGGCGCGGTGACCACCAAGAGCCTCTCCCTGGAGCCGCGCGCGGGCAACAAGCCGCCGCGCCTGGTGGAGACGCCCGCGGGCATGCTCAACGCAATTGGCCTGCAGAACGTGGGCATCGAGGCCTACCTGCGCGACAAGGCGCCCTTCCTGCGCGAAAAGGGCTGCACGATTATCGGCAACATCTACGGTAAGACGCCGGAGGACTACGCGACGCTCGCAGCGCGCCTGGACGAAGCGGGCGCGGCGGACGCCATCGAGGCGAATTTGTCTTGCCCGAATGTGCACGACGCGCGGACGGCGCGCGGCTGCACGCTGGTGGCGCAAATCCCGGAGCAGGTGCAGGAATACACCCGCGCGATCAAGGCGGCGACGAAACTGCCCGTGTTCATTAAGCTGAGTCCGAATATCATCGACATCGCCGAGCCCGCGCTGGCGGCGGAAGAGGCCGGCGCGGACGGCATCGCGATCATCAATACCCTGCTCGGCATCGGCATCAATCCCGAGACCCGCAAACCCATCCTCAGCAACATTGTCGGCGGACTGAGCGGGCCCGCGATCCGGCCGGTGGCGGTGAAGATGGTCTGGGACTGCGCGAAGGTGCTGAAGATTCCGATTATCGGCATGGGCGGCATCTGCAACGCGAGCGACGCGATGCAATTCATCCTTGCGGGCGCCACGGCGGTCGCGGTGGGAAGTTACTCCTTCCGCCAGCCCGACGCGGCGATCAAGGTGGTGGAGGGGCTGGACGCGTATTGCGAGAAGCACGGCGTGGGCAGTATTACCGAACTGATCGGCGGGATGATCGTGTAGGATCCGCCTTCGGAGGCCCCGCGGTTCGTTTCGGTAGCCCTTCGGGACTGGCTCCCGCTCCACATGATAGCTCTGTCGCAAATGCGATGTCGTGTGCGCGTGGCGAGGGCGCCTGCACTGAAATTTCAAAGGTAGCCGCGGGTGCCACGTTCAAGCTCCGCGGCTCCGCCGCGAAGGCTTGAGCGTGCGAGACTTCAGTGAAGCGCCAGCAGTCAGGGGCAGTCTTTCGTCTTTAACGGGTGACGCAACGCGTCATGAACGGCTGCTCTGAAAAACGCCTCCGCATCACCACAACTACCTCACACAAACCAGATTACAGCATCTCTCTCAAGGAAGCGTCAAAGGCTGGGAGCGCAGGCGTCCCCGCCTGCCAGGCGGCGAAGCCGCCGTCCATTTTCAACCTTAACGAGTGACGCAACGTGTCATAATAGGCTGTACCTTGGAGCCCTCGCGAACATGCAACCCCAAAGGAGCCTGACTCAATGACCCGACATGTCGTCCTGGCCCTGCTGCTGGCCCTCTGCACCCTTCCCGCCGCCGCCGAATTCCGCGCGGCCTGCGTCCAGGTGGACATCACGCCGGACACGCCGCAATGGCTCCACGGCTACGCGCCGCGCCAGTCCACGGGCGTTCACGACCGTATCTACCACCGCATCGCCGCGCTCGACGACGGAGAGACTACCTTCTATCTGGTGGCGACCGACTGCTGCACGATATCGCCCTCGTACTACGACGCGATGACGCGGCAACTCGAAGCGGAGACCGGGATCACGCCGGCGCAGATCTGGTGGTCCACCACGCACACCCATTCCGCGCCGCATGTCGGGCCGCAGGACCTCGGCCAGCTCTTCGGCGGCACGCTCGGCGATCGCTTCTCTATCACGCACGACACCGCCTACTGGGACCGGGTCACCCGCGCCCTGATTGAGGGCGTGAAGGAGGCGCGCGCGAAGCTGGAGCCCGCGCGGCTCGGCGTCGGCATTGGTGAGGCCCGCGCGAACATCAACCGCCGCGAATTGCGGGACGGCCAAATCGTGCTCGGCGAGAACCCGGAGGGCCCGGTGGACCGGCAGCTCGGACTTATCCGGCTGGAGCGCTCCGACGGCTCGCCCATCGGCCTCATCGCCAATTACGCCATCCACGGCACCTGCCTCCACGGCGGCAATACCCAGATCAGCGGCGACGCCCCCGGCTGGGTCTCGCAGTACGTGGAGGCGAAGCTCGGCGTTCCCCTCCTTTTCGTGAACGGCGCCGAGGGCAACGTCGCGCCCTTCCCCACGGTGGGCAACGACATCACGGACCCGCGCATCAAGAGCTTCGAGAGCACCCTGGGCGACCCCATCCTCGCACTGAACGCGTCGATCCAGGAATGCGCCAGCGATGTCTCCCTGCGTCTCTCGCAAACGAATATCGTGACCCCGCGCAAGGAGGGGCTGGGCTGGATCGACGAACTCGCGGACTACGCCCGGGTTGTCGACGGCGTCGACCATGTGCGAATCCCGATTCGAGGGCTCGTCATCAACGGCGACACGGCAATCTGGGCCGCGCCGCTGGAGCTGTTCAGCGAAATCGCGATGAACATCCGCGAGGCGTCGCCCTTCGCGCGCACGATGTACTTCGGGCTCACCAACGGCTCCCTGCTTTACCTGCCCACGAAAGCCGCCTTCGCCGAAGGCGGCTACGAGCCCAACGTGTCCCCCTTCCGGGAACAGGCCGAAGAAGATTTCACGTCGGGCGTGTCGGCGTGGCTGACGGGGCTGAAATAGCGTTGGCTTCACGCGGGATCGCGCATGGGCGGCACGCA
This is a stretch of genomic DNA from Candidatus Hydrogenedentota bacterium. It encodes these proteins:
- a CDS encoding dihydroorotate dehydrogenase — protein: MANLEVNVGGLKMKNPVTVGSGTFAYGQEYDRYFDVSRLGAVTTKSLSLEPRAGNKPPRLVETPAGMLNAIGLQNVGIEAYLRDKAPFLREKGCTIIGNIYGKTPEDYATLAARLDEAGAADAIEANLSCPNVHDARTARGCTLVAQIPEQVQEYTRAIKAATKLPVFIKLSPNIIDIAEPALAAEEAGADGIAIINTLLGIGINPETRKPILSNIVGGLSGPAIRPVAVKMVWDCAKVLKIPIIGMGGICNASDAMQFILAGATAVAVGSYSFRQPDAAIKVVEGLDAYCEKHGVGSITELIGGMIV
- a CDS encoding neutral/alkaline non-lysosomal ceramidase N-terminal domain-containing protein; translated protein: MTRHVVLALLLALCTLPAAAEFRAACVQVDITPDTPQWLHGYAPRQSTGVHDRIYHRIAALDDGETTFYLVATDCCTISPSYYDAMTRQLEAETGITPAQIWWSTTHTHSAPHVGPQDLGQLFGGTLGDRFSITHDTAYWDRVTRALIEGVKEARAKLEPARLGVGIGEARANINRRELRDGQIVLGENPEGPVDRQLGLIRLERSDGSPIGLIANYAIHGTCLHGGNTQISGDAPGWVSQYVEAKLGVPLLFVNGAEGNVAPFPTVGNDITDPRIKSFESTLGDPILALNASIQECASDVSLRLSQTNIVTPRKEGLGWIDELADYARVVDGVDHVRIPIRGLVINGDTAIWAAPLELFSEIAMNIREASPFARTMYFGLTNGSLLYLPTKAAFAEGGYEPNVSPFREQAEEDFTSGVSAWLTGLK